The following coding sequences are from one Panthera leo isolate Ple1 chromosome E1, P.leo_Ple1_pat1.1, whole genome shotgun sequence window:
- the WSB1 gene encoding WD repeat and SOCS box-containing protein 1, translating into MASFPPRVNEKEIVRSRTIGELLAPAAPFDKKCGRENWTVAFAPDGSYFAWSQGHRTVKLVPWSQCLKNFLLHGTKNITNSSSLRLSRQNSDGAQKNKPREHIIDCGDIVWSLAFGSSVPEKQSRCVNIEWHRFRFGQDQLLLATGLNNGRIKIWDVYTGKLLLNLVDHTEVVRDLTFAPDGSLILVSASRDKTLRVWDLKDDGNMMKVLRGHQNWVYSCAFSPDSSMLCSVGASKAVFLWNMDKYTMIRKLEGHHHDVVACDFSPDGALLATASYDTRVYIWDPHTGDILMEFGHLFPPPTPIFAGGANDRWVRSVSFSHDGLHVASLADDKMVRFWRIDEDYPVQVAPLSNGLCCAFSTDGSVLAAGTHDGSVYFWATPRQVPSLQHLCRMSIRRVMPTQEVQELPVPSKVLEFLSYRI; encoded by the exons ATGGCCAGCTTTCCCCCGAGGGTCAACGAGAAAGAGATCG tgaGATCACGTACTATAGGTGAACTTTTAGCTCCAGCGGCTCCTTTTGACAAGAAATGTGGTCGTGAAAATTGGACTGTTGCTTTTGCTCCAGATGGTTCATACTTTGCTTGGTCACAAGGACATCGTACAGTAAAGCTTGTTCCGTGGTCCCAGTGCCTTAAGAACTT tctcTTGCATGGCACCAAGAATATCACCAATTCAAGCAGTTTGAGATTGTCAAGACAAAACAGTGATGGTGCTCAGAAAAATAAGCCTCGTGAACATATTATAGACTGTGGTGACATAGTCTGGAGTCTTGCTTTTGGATCTTCAGTTCCAGAAAAACAGAGTCGTTGTGTCAATATAGAATGGCATCGATTCAGATTTGGACAAGATCAGCTACTCCTTGCCACAGGATTAAACAACGGGCGTATCAAAATATGGGATGTATATACAG GAAAACTCCTCCTTAACTTGGTGGATCATACTGAAGTGGTCAGAGATTTAACTTTTGCTCCAGATGGGAGCTTGATCCTTGTATCAGCTTCAAGAGACAAAACTCTGAGAGTGTGGGACCTGAAAGATGATG gAAACATGATGAAAGTATTGAGGGGCCATCAGAACTGGGTGTATAGCTGTGCATTCTCTCCTGACTCGTCTATGCTGTGTTCAGTGGGAGCCAGTAAAGCA GTTTTCCTTTGGAATATGGATAAATATACCATGATACGGAAACTAGAAGGACATCACCATGATGTTGTAGCTTGTGACTTTTCTCCTGATGGAGCATTGCTGGCTACTGCATCTTATGATACTCGAGTATATATCTGGGATCCACATACTGGAGACATTCTGATGGAATTTGG GCACCTGTTTCCCCCGCCTACTCCAATATTTGCTGGAGGAGCAAATGACCGATGGGTACGATCTGTGTCTTTTAGTCATGATGGACTGCATGTTGCAAGCCTTGCTGATGATAA aaTGGTGAGGTTCTGGAGAATTGATGAAGATTATCCAGTTCAAGTTGCACCTTTGAGCAATGGTCTTTGCTGTGCCTTTTCTACTGATGGCAGTGTTTTAGCTGCTGG gACACATGATGGAAGTGTGTATTTTTGGGCCACTCCAAGGCAAGTCCCTAGCCTTCAACATTTATGTCGTATGTCAATCAGGAGAGTGATGCCCACCCAAGAAGTCCAGGAGCTGCCAGTTCCTTCCAAAGTGTTGGAGTTTCTCTCCTACCGCATTTAG